The sequence ATTAACGTTGCGATTAGCCTGAGGATTTTTGGTAAATATATAATGGTCGGGAAAGATGACCAGTTTTTCTTTGTCCCAAATTTTCGCTTTATCCCCGAATTCTCTTTTCCAGATTTCGATCGTCGGCGGACCGCATACATCGTGAGTCATCAAAACATCCACATTGAGCCATATACTTTCGCCGGGTTCAACTCTTTTTTTGCCGGCGGATTTAGCCATAATTTTTTCGGTTATAGTCATGCCCATAATTTATTTCCTTATTAAATTACTTCCGAAATTGATTCGTTATTTTTAGGTGAAGTTTGATTTAAATATTTTTCTTTTTGATTCAACGCGCTTAAATAAGCTTTTGCGCTCGCTTCAATTATATCGGTCGAAATGCCTCTTCCCATAAAGGATTTATTGCCGCTGCGGATTCTGATAATAACTTCGCCCATAGCTTCGCGTCCCGACGTAACCGATCGCACCTGATAGGATTCCACTTCGGAATTTATTGAAAGAGCGCGTTCGATTGCATTAAAAACAGCGTCTACCGGACCGTCGCCGGTTGCCGATTCCGAATAAATTTCGCCATTATAATTAATTTTCACTACCGCATTCGGAATAAGATTGGTACCGGCATTAACCTGAATATACTCAAGTTCATAGATACCGTTATCTTTTTGTATTTCGTCCCCCATCAGCATTCTGAGATCGTCGTCAAAAACTTCTTTCTTTTTATCAGCCAACTCGGTAAAAGCTTTGTAGACATTCTGGAGTTCTTCGTCGGTCACTTTATAGCCAAGTTCCTGAAGCCGTACTTTAAGACCGTGCCTTCCGGAATGTCTACCCAGTACAATGTTATTTTTCGGAATACCGACGCTTTCGGGGGTCATAATTTCGTATGTTTCGCGGCTTTTAAGAACTCCGTCCTGGTGAATTCCTGACTCGTGCGCGAATGCGTTTTCTCCCACTATCGCTTTATTGCGCTGCACAAGCAGCCCGGTAAAGGCTGAAACCATTTTGCTTGTATTGTAAATCTCTTTTGTATTGATATCGGTATAAAAATCGAGCAGGTCTTTCCTTACGTTAAGAGCCATGACGAACTCTTCCAGAGAAGCATTTCCCGCTCTTTCTCCAATTCCGTTTATGGTGCATTCAACCTGTCGCGCTCCGCTTTGAACCGCCGCAATCGAATTGGCTACCGCAAGCCCCAAATCGTTATGACAGTGCACGCTTATGATTGCTTTTTCAATATTTTTAACCCTTTTTTTCAATTCGGCTATTTTAGCGGCAAATTCGAACGGGAGCGTATAACCGGTTGTATCGGGAATATTAACCGTAGTGGCTCCGGCTTCGATTGCAGCCTCTATTACTTCGGCGAGGTAACCGATATCGGTTCTGCCCGCGTCTTCGGCGGAAAATTCAACGTCGTCCGTAAAAGTTTTTGCGTAAGCCACTGCGTCGTACGACATTTTAATTATTGTCCGCCGTTTTTCTTCCAGAGTTTTTCCGTAACGCTCGTGTCCGAACTTTCCCAGAATGTGATAGTCGGAAGTGCTCGAAAAAGTATGAATTCTTTTTCGCGGAGCGGGCGCCAAAGCTTCGGCTGCCGCTTTAATGTCTTTTTCGTTTGCACGCGACAAAGCAGCAATAATGCAATCGACTTCTTCGGCGATCCGTTTTACAGCTTCGAATTGCGCCGGCGATGAAATCGGAAATCCCGCTTCGATTACGTCAACATTTAGTTTAGCGAGTTGATGCGCTATTTCGACTTTCTCGTGAACGTTCAATGACGCGCCGGGCGATTGTTCGCCGTCTCTCAATGTTGTATCGAAAATCAGTATTTTATTGTCTTTCATTTTTAGTTCTCCGCTAATATCTTCCTCATAATGTAAAAACATTGATAGCCTGAGTAGCCACAATCTTTTCAAATTCTTCTATAATTAAATTTGTCATCTCTTCAGTAGTAACGAGTTTATCGCCTTCTTTAAAGATGTCCTTAGTTCTGTATCCTTTCGACAAAACGTTTTCGATCGAATTTTCGATAATTTCGGAAGCTTTGTCCATTTGGAAAGAATATTTAAGCATCATGGCAGCCGACGAAATTGCGGCAATCGGATTAGCAATGCCTTTTCCGGCAATGT comes from Melioribacter roseus P3M-2 and encodes:
- a CDS encoding 2-isopropylmalate synthase, giving the protein MKDNKILIFDTTLRDGEQSPGASLNVHEKVEIAHQLAKLNVDVIEAGFPISSPAQFEAVKRIAEEVDCIIAALSRANEKDIKAAAEALAPAPRKRIHTFSSTSDYHILGKFGHERYGKTLEEKRRTIIKMSYDAVAYAKTFTDDVEFSAEDAGRTDIGYLAEVIEAAIEAGATTVNIPDTTGYTLPFEFAAKIAELKKRVKNIEKAIISVHCHNDLGLAVANSIAAVQSGARQVECTINGIGERAGNASLEEFVMALNVRKDLLDFYTDINTKEIYNTSKMVSAFTGLLVQRNKAIVGENAFAHESGIHQDGVLKSRETYEIMTPESVGIPKNNIVLGRHSGRHGLKVRLQELGYKVTDEELQNVYKAFTELADKKKEVFDDDLRMLMGDEIQKDNGIYELEYIQVNAGTNLIPNAVVKINYNGEIYSESATGDGPVDAVFNAIERALSINSEVESYQVRSVTSGREAMGEVIIRIRSGNKSFMGRGISTDIIEASAKAYLSALNQKEKYLNQTSPKNNESISEVI